A genomic window from Flavobacterium hankyongi includes:
- the gwsS gene encoding grasp-with-spasm system SPASM domain peptide maturase, translating into MNSGKYFKVFANCIFVYGYNRSLIIDSQRNHFTIIPNEMYDMINQFQSKKSIEDVVSSYGHENLDVVNEYIDFLIENEFGFVTNEDEFDLFPKMNTDFEIASHITNCIVEISEVNLFNIDKIISDLDFLQCKNVQFISYETIDLKTLKDLLVKANNSNFRSIELVLKYSDEILSFINKIDDINFRVTQLTLHSSSPKREFEDLKASFNINLLEYELKNFKHCGIVDAKYFSDVNKYKILESLNHNSCLNKKVSINKKGEIKNCPSMTGSFGNINDITLKEAFNHSNFKEYWGVTKDKISVCKDCEFRHVCTDCRAYVENPNDMYSKPLKCGYNPYTNVWEEWSTNPLKEKAIAFYEMSDLIKR; encoded by the coding sequence ATGAACTCTGGAAAGTATTTTAAGGTATTTGCAAATTGTATTTTTGTATATGGATACAACAGAAGTTTGATAATTGATAGTCAAAGAAATCATTTCACGATAATTCCTAATGAAATGTATGATATGATTAATCAATTTCAAAGTAAAAAGTCAATTGAAGATGTTGTTTCATCATATGGTCATGAAAATTTGGATGTGGTTAATGAGTATATTGATTTTCTTATTGAAAACGAATTTGGATTTGTAACGAATGAAGATGAATTTGATTTGTTTCCTAAAATGAATACAGATTTTGAAATAGCATCACATATAACAAATTGTATCGTTGAAATTTCAGAAGTTAACTTGTTTAATATAGATAAAATCATATCTGATTTAGATTTTCTTCAATGTAAAAATGTTCAGTTTATTAGTTATGAAACTATAGATTTGAAAACTTTAAAGGATTTGTTAGTTAAAGCAAATAATTCTAATTTTAGGTCTATTGAATTAGTTTTGAAATATTCTGATGAGATTTTGAGTTTTATTAATAAAATAGATGATATTAATTTTAGAGTTACTCAATTGACTTTGCATTCATCATCTCCCAAAAGAGAGTTTGAGGATTTAAAAGCATCATTTAATATAAATCTGTTAGAATATGAATTAAAAAATTTTAAACACTGTGGAATAGTTGATGCAAAGTATTTTAGTGATGTTAATAAATATAAGATTCTAGAATCTTTAAATCATAATTCGTGTCTTAACAAAAAAGTGTCAATTAATAAAAAAGGAGAAATAAAGAATTGCCCTTCTATGACTGGGAGTTTTGGTAATATAAATGATATAACTCTAAAAGAAGCTTTTAATCATTCTAATTTTAAAGAATACTGGGGTGTAACAAAGGATAAAATTTCCGTTTGCAAGGATTGTGAGTTCAGACATGTTTGCACCGATTGTAGAGCTTATGTGGAAAATCCAAATGATATGTATTCAAAGCCATTAAAATGTGGTTATAATCCATATACTAATGTCTGGGAAGAATGGAGTACCAACCCTTTAAAAGAAAAAGCTATTGCTTTTTATGAAATGTCAGATTTGATAAAAAGATAA
- a CDS encoding helix-turn-helix domain-containing protein, with translation MTTTTIKEFYNEMFGNYCPEVVKYIEEMDKKDVGHFNVFNIADMYNVCKAKPAMPYNRRAYYKISLINGKNTVEYADRTIEIKDYAILFATPKIPYRYTPLDNNQKGHFCVFTSDFMTKSKTGLMIDELPIYQPNTDFIFQLTEKQYEEVSSIFNKMHSEIESDYKFKYDLLRNYLIELIHYGQKLKPMDSLIDNMNASSRITSLFLELLERQFPVESSTQSLLLRNPKDYADTLNVHVNHLNKTLKERTGKTTTEIITSRILQESKILLKNTTWNISEISNSLGFEEVAHFSNFFKKQSGLSPLSFRN, from the coding sequence ATGACTACTACAACCATAAAAGAGTTTTACAACGAAATGTTTGGCAATTACTGCCCTGAAGTTGTTAAATACATTGAAGAAATGGACAAAAAGGACGTTGGTCATTTTAACGTTTTTAATATTGCAGACATGTACAATGTGTGCAAAGCAAAACCAGCGATGCCATATAATAGAAGAGCCTATTATAAAATCAGCCTAATTAATGGAAAAAATACAGTCGAATACGCAGATAGAACCATAGAAATTAAAGATTATGCCATTCTTTTTGCTACTCCCAAAATTCCTTATCGCTACACACCACTAGACAACAATCAAAAAGGACATTTTTGTGTTTTTACAAGCGATTTTATGACCAAATCTAAAACCGGATTAATGATTGATGAACTTCCAATTTATCAACCAAATACTGATTTTATTTTCCAATTGACTGAGAAACAATACGAAGAGGTATCTTCTATTTTCAATAAAATGCATAGCGAAATAGAATCAGACTACAAATTTAAATATGATTTGCTGCGTAATTATCTCATTGAACTTATCCACTATGGTCAAAAACTAAAACCAATGGATTCGTTGATTGACAACATGAATGCTTCTTCCCGAATTACTTCATTATTCCTTGAACTACTTGAAAGGCAATTCCCAGTAGAATCGAGCACTCAATCCCTACTGCTTCGCAATCCAAAAGATTATGCCGACACATTAAACGTGCATGTAAATCATTTAAACAAAACATTAAAAGAAAGAACTGGAAAAACGACAACCGAAATAATTACCTCTAGGATTTTACAAGAATCTAAAATCCTTTTAAAGAACACCACGTGGAATATCTCCGAAATTTCAAATAGTCTAGGTTTTGAAGAAGTAGCTCATTTTTCTAATTTTTTCAAAAAGCAATCTGGACTATCTCCATTATCATTCAGAAACTAA
- a CDS encoding S9 family peptidase, translated as MKKLALLSLTLMGLNSAIAQEVMTPELLWKLGRVTPLGISKDGKNIVYKVATPSIEENKSNSKYYTIPVNGGNATEITDHKGLIADKNISPDGIYQLSHQEVKVSNILGKDVYPELSKSDVKVYDGLDYRHWDTWRDGTYNHVFFGGIPAPNVRLAAPIDIMQGELFDSPQKPFGGDEDYIWSPDSKNIIYACKKKSGTAYATSTNTDLYQYNIDTKETKNLTEGNLGYDTHPLFSPKGDLTWLQMKRDGYEADKNDIIVRFKGMDMNLTATWDGTVESFKWSADGKKVYFIAPVDGTKQLFEVNFPGLTKIAVTVNQITKGVFDVTEIIGFNIDKVIVARNDMNHASEIFSYDLKKKTWSQLTNVNTETYNKLALCKTEKRYVTTTDGKKMLVWVILPPNFDANKKYPALLYCQGGPQSALSQYYSYRWNFQTIASQGYIVVAPNRRGMPGHGIKWNEQISGDWGGQVMDDYLAAIDDVAKESYVDKKRLGAVGASYGGYSVFQLAGIHKNRFKTFISHCGIFNTQSMYGTTEEVFFTNWDSGGAYWEKENKIAQKTYNEFNPINLVNNWNTPIMIIQGGKDYRVPIGQGQEAFQAAQLKGIKSRFLLFPEENHWVLKPQNALIWQREFFKWLKETL; from the coding sequence ATGAAAAAATTAGCATTATTAAGTTTAACGCTTATGGGACTAAATTCGGCAATTGCTCAAGAAGTGATGACTCCAGAATTACTTTGGAAACTGGGTCGTGTGACTCCTCTTGGAATTTCTAAAGATGGGAAAAACATTGTTTACAAAGTAGCAACACCATCTATTGAAGAGAATAAATCAAACTCAAAATATTATACTATTCCAGTTAATGGAGGAAATGCAACCGAAATAACTGACCATAAAGGATTAATTGCAGATAAAAACATTTCACCTGATGGCATATACCAGTTATCTCATCAAGAAGTGAAAGTAAGTAATATATTAGGAAAAGATGTTTATCCTGAACTTAGTAAATCTGATGTAAAAGTTTATGATGGTTTGGATTATCGTCATTGGGATACTTGGAGAGACGGGACTTACAACCATGTTTTCTTTGGAGGAATTCCAGCGCCAAATGTTCGTTTAGCAGCGCCAATAGACATTATGCAAGGAGAACTTTTCGATTCTCCTCAAAAACCTTTTGGTGGTGATGAAGATTATATTTGGTCTCCAGATAGTAAAAACATCATTTATGCATGCAAAAAGAAATCAGGAACTGCCTATGCAACAAGCACAAATACTGATTTATATCAATACAATATAGATACTAAAGAAACTAAAAACTTAACCGAAGGAAACCTAGGCTATGACACACATCCGCTATTCTCCCCAAAAGGTGATTTGACTTGGTTACAAATGAAACGCGATGGTTACGAAGCAGATAAAAACGACATTATTGTTCGTTTCAAAGGAATGGATATGAATTTAACCGCTACTTGGGATGGAACTGTTGAAAGTTTTAAATGGAGTGCTGATGGCAAAAAAGTATATTTCATTGCACCGGTAGATGGTACAAAACAATTGTTTGAAGTTAACTTCCCTGGATTAACCAAAATTGCAGTTACAGTAAACCAAATCACAAAGGGTGTTTTTGATGTTACTGAAATTATAGGTTTCAACATTGACAAAGTAATTGTAGCAAGAAACGATATGAATCATGCTTCGGAAATTTTTTCTTATGATTTAAAAAAGAAAACTTGGAGTCAACTTACAAATGTAAATACAGAAACATACAACAAATTAGCTTTGTGTAAGACTGAAAAAAGATACGTTACTACTACTGATGGAAAAAAAATGTTGGTTTGGGTAATTCTTCCACCAAACTTCGATGCTAATAAAAAATATCCTGCTTTATTATACTGTCAAGGAGGCCCACAAAGTGCTTTATCTCAATATTATTCTTACCGATGGAATTTTCAGACAATTGCTTCACAAGGTTATATTGTTGTTGCACCAAACCGTCGCGGAATGCCAGGTCATGGTATTAAATGGAACGAGCAAATTTCTGGTGATTGGGGCGGTCAAGTTATGGATGATTACTTAGCTGCTATTGATGATGTTGCTAAAGAATCGTATGTAGACAAAAAACGTTTAGGTGCTGTTGGTGCTAGCTATGGAGGATATTCAGTATTTCAATTAGCTGGAATTCACAAAAACAGATTTAAAACTTTTATTTCTCACTGTGGAATTTTCAACACGCAAAGCATGTATGGAACTACCGAAGAAGTTTTCTTTACTAACTGGGATTCTGGAGGAGCATACTGGGAAAAAGAAAATAAGATTGCTCAAAAAACATACAATGAGTTTAACCCAATCAACTTAGTAAATAACTGGAACACTCCAATTATGATTATTCAAGGCGGTAAAGATTACCGTGTTCCAATTGGACAAGGACAAGAAGCTTTTCAAGCGGCACAATTAAAAGGAATAAAAAGTAGGTTCTTATTATTTCCAGAAGAAAATCACTGGGTGCTAAAACCTCAAAACGCCTTAATTTGGCAACGCGAGTTTTTTAAATGGTTAAAAGAAACCCTATAA
- a CDS encoding reprolysin-like metallopeptidase: protein MKIKLLPVALLAVTTSLFAQEKGSFWSRSTKSNKTVLESRMQLPENNLYDLDVTSLKNNLSKSPLRSANTKKSGAIIALPDANGQIEHFNVYENPVFAPELATKYPDIKSYIGIGIENPTATAYFSMSPLGFKSMVLSPDKSAVFIEPFSKDLKTYSIYRKADKKENLSPFECTVIDKIEPNANKAGSTARPNADDSTLRTFRLAMSVTGEYTTYFGGTKAQALAAINNSMTRVNGVFEKDFAVRMVLIANNDLVIYTNASTDPYSAAATGSGGAWNSELQNTLTSVIGEANYDVGHLFGASGGGGNAGCIGCVCVNGQKGSGFTSPGDGIPSGDNFDIDYVAHELGHQFGANHTFSMNNEGTGANMEPGSGSSIMGYAGITSQDVQPHSDAYFHAFSIQQVTNNIKAKTCQTNTATGNAVPTANAGADYTIPKSTPFMLTGAGTDANGDALTYNWEQFDNASSSQTGASSAASATKTSGPTFRSYSSSTSPVRYFPRMASVLTGATTTAGTEITVEAVPSVARTMNFRLTVRDNRAGGSANNSDDMIVTVNATAGPFAVTAPNTAVSYVGGSSQTVTWNVAGTTANGVNCANVDILISTDGGNTWSTVLAATPNDGTQAVTIPNTATTTARLMVKGTNHIFFDVSNTNFTITAGSTDTVAPSAPTNLAASGTTQTTTNLSWTASTDNVGVTGYDVYQGATVIGTTASTTYNVAGLTASTAYTFSVKAKDAAGNVSAASNTVNVTTSATVVDTTAPSAPTNLTASGTTSSSTNLSWTASTDNVGVTGYDVYQGATVIGTTASTTYNVTGLTASTAYTFSVKAKDAAGNISAASNTVNVTTSAVTITYCASQGNSTADEKIGRVAIGSINNASTGTTGYEDFTSLSTSAAQNGSQTITITPTWTSSTYAEGYAVFIDYNKDGDFADAGETVWTKAASTTTPVSGSFTIPATASLGATRMRVSMKYNAVPTSCEAFSYGQVEDYTINITAGTADTTAPSAPTSLTASGTTSSSTNLSWTASTDNVGVTGYDVYQGATVIGTTASTTYNVTGLTASTAYTFSVKAKDAAGNVSASSNTVNVTTSSVTITYCTSQGNNTNDERIGRVAIGSINNASTGTTGYENFTAISTNAGRSSSQTITVTPTWTSTVYSEGYAVFIDYNQNGVFTDAGETVWSAAASTTTPVSGSFTIPATATLGATRMRVSMKYNGVPTSCESFSYGQVEDYTINITAAAREEEASFKNEISEIRVYPNPTKDFLNISSTSDDTTFRVFNLMGQTILNGKIVNGTIDVSRLSNGNYVIEVSNNGTSTTKRFIKN from the coding sequence GGCATCGAGAACCCTACTGCAACTGCTTATTTTAGTATGTCTCCGTTAGGATTTAAATCGATGGTACTAAGTCCTGATAAATCAGCTGTATTTATAGAGCCCTTTTCAAAAGATTTAAAAACATATTCTATTTACAGAAAAGCTGATAAAAAAGAGAATCTATCTCCTTTTGAATGTACAGTTATAGACAAAATCGAACCAAACGCGAACAAAGCTGGTTCAACAGCAAGACCAAATGCAGATGATTCTACATTAAGAACATTCCGTTTGGCGATGTCAGTAACTGGTGAATATACTACTTACTTTGGTGGAACAAAAGCACAAGCATTAGCAGCAATTAACAATTCAATGACACGTGTAAACGGTGTATTTGAAAAAGATTTCGCTGTAAGAATGGTTTTAATTGCCAACAATGATCTTGTAATATATACTAATGCATCGACAGACCCATATTCTGCAGCTGCTACAGGTTCTGGAGGAGCATGGAATTCTGAACTACAAAACACATTAACATCAGTAATTGGTGAAGCAAATTATGATGTAGGACATCTTTTTGGTGCTTCTGGCGGAGGGGGTAATGCCGGATGTATTGGATGTGTTTGCGTTAATGGACAAAAAGGATCTGGATTTACTTCACCTGGTGATGGTATTCCTTCAGGAGACAATTTTGATATTGATTATGTAGCGCACGAATTAGGACATCAATTTGGAGCTAATCATACTTTCTCTATGAACAATGAAGGAACTGGTGCAAACATGGAGCCAGGATCTGGATCATCAATCATGGGATACGCAGGTATTACTTCTCAAGACGTTCAACCTCACTCTGATGCTTATTTCCATGCATTTAGTATTCAACAAGTAACAAATAACATTAAGGCAAAAACTTGTCAAACAAATACTGCTACAGGAAATGCGGTTCCAACTGCAAATGCAGGAGCTGATTATACAATTCCTAAAAGCACTCCTTTTATGTTAACTGGAGCTGGAACAGATGCTAACGGCGATGCTTTAACGTACAACTGGGAACAATTTGACAATGCATCAAGTTCACAAACAGGAGCAAGTTCTGCTGCAAGCGCAACTAAAACTTCAGGACCTACTTTTAGATCATACTCTTCAAGTACTTCTCCAGTAAGATATTTTCCTAGAATGGCTTCTGTATTAACTGGAGCTACTACAACAGCTGGAACTGAAATCACTGTTGAAGCAGTACCATCTGTGGCTAGAACCATGAATTTCAGATTAACAGTTCGTGATAACAGAGCTGGTGGTTCTGCTAACAATTCAGATGACATGATTGTTACTGTAAATGCTACGGCTGGTCCATTTGCTGTAACAGCACCAAACACTGCTGTTTCTTATGTAGGTGGAAGCTCGCAAACCGTAACTTGGAATGTGGCTGGAACTACTGCAAATGGTGTAAATTGTGCTAATGTTGATATTTTAATTTCTACAGATGGTGGAAATACTTGGTCAACTGTTTTAGCTGCTACTCCAAATGACGGAACTCAAGCAGTTACAATTCCTAATACTGCAACAACTACTGCAAGATTAATGGTAAAAGGAACAAATCACATCTTCTTTGATGTTTCTAATACTAATTTTACTATTACTGCAGGATCAACAGATACAGTAGCTCCATCGGCACCAACTAATTTAGCTGCATCAGGAACTACACAAACAACAACAAACTTATCTTGGACAGCTTCAACAGATAATGTAGGTGTAACAGGATATGATGTATATCAAGGTGCAACTGTAATTGGAACTACTGCTTCAACTACTTACAATGTTGCTGGATTAACTGCTTCAACTGCTTATACTTTCTCTGTAAAAGCTAAAGATGCTGCTGGAAATGTTTCTGCAGCAAGTAATACTGTTAATGTGACAACTTCGGCTACAGTGGTAGACACTACAGCGCCAAGTGCACCAACAAACTTAACAGCTTCTGGAACTACTTCATCTTCAACTAACTTATCATGGACAGCTTCAACAGACAATGTAGGAGTAACAGGATATGATGTGTACCAAGGAGCAACTGTAATTGGAACAACTGCATCAACAACTTACAATGTAACTGGATTAACTGCTTCAACTGCTTATACTTTCTCTGTAAAAGCTAAAGATGCTGCTGGAAATATTTCTGCAGCAAGTAATACAGTTAATGTAACAACATCTGCTGTAACAATCACTTACTGTGCATCTCAAGGTAACAGTACTGCTGACGAAAAAATTGGACGTGTAGCTATTGGATCAATTAACAATGCATCTACAGGAACTACTGGATATGAGGATTTTACATCTTTATCAACTTCTGCAGCTCAAAATGGTTCACAAACTATCACAATCACTCCTACTTGGACTTCATCAACTTATGCTGAAGGATATGCTGTATTCATCGATTATAATAAAGATGGTGATTTTGCTGATGCTGGTGAAACCGTTTGGACAAAAGCTGCTTCTACTACAACTCCGGTTTCTGGATCTTTCACAATTCCAGCTACAGCTTCTTTAGGAGCTACTAGAATGAGAGTTTCTATGAAATACAATGCTGTGCCAACATCTTGTGAAGCATTCTCTTATGGTCAAGTAGAAGATTACACAATTAACATCACTGCTGGAACAGCAGATACAACAGCTCCATCTGCTCCAACTAGTTTAACTGCTTCTGGAACAACTTCTAGCTCAACTAACTTATCTTGGACAGCCTCTACAGATAATGTAGGTGTAACTGGATATGATGTTTACCAAGGTGCTACTGTAATTGGAACAACTGCTTCAACTACATATAATGTTACAGGTTTAACTGCTTCAACAGCTTATACTTTCTCAGTAAAAGCTAAAGATGCAGCAGGTAACGTTTCTGCTTCAAGTAACACAGTGAACGTAACTACTTCTTCAGTAACAATTACTTACTGTACATCTCAAGGAAACAATACTAATGATGAAAGAATTGGAAGAGTAGCTATTGGCTCAATCAATAATGCTTCAACTGGTACTACTGGTTATGAAAACTTCACAGCAATTTCAACAAATGCAGGAAGAAGCTCTTCTCAAACAATCACTGTAACTCCAACTTGGACAAGCACAGTTTATAGCGAAGGTTATGCTGTATTTATTGACTACAATCAAAATGGTGTATTTACAGATGCAGGAGAAACAGTTTGGTCTGCTGCTGCTTCTACAACAACTCCGGTTTCTGGATCTTTCACAATTCCTGCAACTGCAACTTTAGGAGCAACAAGAATGAGAGTTTCTATGAAATACAATGGAGTTCCTACTTCATGTGAGTCTTTCTCATACGGACAAGTAGAGGATTATACAATCAACATTACTGCAGCTGCAAGAGAAGAAGAAGCTTCTTTTAAAAATGAAATTAGTGAAATTAGAGTATACCCTAATCCAACAAAAGATTTCTTAAACATCTCTTCAACTTCTGATGATACAACGTTTAGAGTTTTCAATTTAATGGGTCAAACTATTTTAAATGGAAAAATCGTTAACGGAACTATTGATGTATCTCGTTTAAGTAATGGTAATTATGTAATTGAAGTTTCTAACAATGGTACTTCAACAACAAAACGTTTTATCAAAAACTAA
- a CDS encoding SDR family NAD(P)-dependent oxidoreductase, translated as MTNSINKIALVTGGNRGLGKNSALQLAKKGFDVIITFQSQKEEAEKTANEIIATGRKASFLQLNLSNTSSFDNFAKELENILKNDFGTDKFDALVNNAGSGYHATISETTEAGFDAMSDIHLKAPFFLTQKLLPLLNDGGSIVNTSSGLSRFSYSGYAAYAIMKAGIDGLTRYQAVEFGNRKIRVNSVAPGAIETDFGGGFVRDNKELNDMISNMTPLGRVGKPDDIGSVVAFLCSDESKWVNGQRIEASGGIHI; from the coding sequence ATGACAAACAGTATAAACAAAATTGCATTAGTTACTGGAGGTAACCGTGGTTTAGGCAAGAATTCAGCTTTACAATTAGCTAAAAAAGGGTTTGATGTCATCATCACTTTCCAATCTCAAAAAGAAGAAGCAGAAAAAACTGCTAATGAAATAATCGCGACAGGAAGAAAGGCTTCTTTTCTTCAATTAAACTTATCAAACACTTCATCTTTCGATAATTTTGCAAAAGAGCTTGAAAACATTCTTAAAAATGATTTCGGCACTGATAAATTTGATGCTTTAGTTAACAACGCAGGTTCTGGTTATCATGCAACAATTAGTGAAACAACGGAAGCTGGTTTTGATGCTATGTCAGACATTCATTTAAAAGCGCCTTTTTTCTTAACTCAAAAACTATTACCATTATTAAATGATGGCGGAAGCATTGTAAACACTTCATCTGGCTTGTCTCGTTTTAGCTATTCAGGCTATGCCGCATACGCGATTATGAAAGCCGGAATAGATGGATTAACACGTTATCAAGCAGTAGAATTTGGAAACAGAAAAATAAGAGTTAACTCCGTTGCACCTGGTGCTATAGAAACTGATTTCGGAGGTGGTTTTGTAAGAGACAACAAAGAACTGAACGACATGATAAGCAATATGACTCCACTTGGTAGAGTTGGAAAACCAGACGATATTGGTAGTGTAGTTGCCTTCTTGTGTTCAGATGAATCAAAGTGGGTGAATGGTCAACGTATTGAAGCTTCTGGAGGAATTCACATCTAA
- a CDS encoding aminopeptidase C, producing MHNIPLKPIVIAATLIASALAGNAQDNLVNSLKINASEKSKESFKFADVINIENTSVKNQGSSGTCWSYSANSFLESEMIRMGKKPVELSQIFSARNAYVEKGRNYVRMHGSVALGDGGAFHDVINMYKKYGAVPQSVYTGLNYGTDKNKFAEMAALIEGFLKAVVSNPNGELTPNWEKAYSAMIDTYLGQVPKTFDYNGKKYTPETFAKEVVGINADDYVEISSLQEYPYYSKFVLMVPDNWNYDQVYNVKMNELTEIIDSALKNGYSVAWAGDVSEKSFSWKNGVAFVPEKKVEDMTAEEKADMFNGPKKEAVVTEEMRQKAFDNYTTTDDHGMHIVGISKDQNGKEYYIVKNSWGATNDYKGYLYMSKEFAKYKATAIMLHKKAVPAAIASKLKL from the coding sequence ATGCATAACATTCCTCTAAAACCAATAGTTATTGCCGCAACGTTAATCGCTTCTGCCTTAGCTGGTAACGCACAAGATAACTTGGTTAATTCACTAAAAATCAATGCAAGTGAAAAAAGTAAAGAATCTTTCAAATTTGCTGATGTAATTAATATTGAAAACACTTCGGTAAAAAACCAAGGTTCATCTGGAACTTGTTGGAGTTATTCAGCTAATTCATTTTTAGAATCAGAAATGATACGCATGGGTAAAAAACCTGTCGAATTATCTCAAATTTTCTCTGCACGTAACGCTTACGTAGAAAAAGGAAGAAACTATGTTCGCATGCATGGTTCAGTTGCTTTAGGAGATGGTGGTGCATTTCACGATGTAATCAATATGTATAAAAAATACGGTGCTGTTCCGCAATCAGTTTATACTGGTTTAAATTATGGTACCGATAAAAATAAATTTGCTGAAATGGCTGCTTTAATCGAAGGATTTTTAAAAGCTGTCGTTTCAAATCCTAATGGAGAATTAACTCCTAACTGGGAAAAAGCATATTCAGCAATGATTGATACGTATCTAGGACAAGTACCAAAAACTTTTGACTATAACGGAAAAAAATATACTCCTGAAACTTTTGCCAAAGAAGTAGTAGGTATCAATGCTGATGATTATGTAGAAATCTCATCTTTACAAGAATATCCATACTATTCAAAATTTGTATTAATGGTACCCGACAACTGGAACTATGACCAGGTGTACAATGTAAAAATGAATGAATTAACAGAAATCATTGATAGTGCTCTTAAAAATGGATACTCAGTAGCTTGGGCAGGTGATGTTAGTGAAAAAAGTTTTTCATGGAAAAACGGAGTAGCTTTTGTTCCAGAAAAGAAAGTAGAAGACATGACTGCAGAAGAAAAAGCAGATATGTTCAATGGTCCTAAAAAAGAAGCTGTTGTAACTGAAGAGATGCGTCAAAAAGCATTTGACAATTACACAACTACTGATGACCACGGAATGCACATTGTAGGTATTTCTAAAGATCAAAACGGTAAAGAATATTACATCGTTAAAAACTCTTGGGGAGCTACAAACGACTATAAAGGATATTTATATATGTCTAAAGAGTTTGCAAAATACAAAGCAACAGCTATCATGTTACACAAAAAAGCAGTCCCTGCAGCTATTGCTTCTAAATTGAAGTTATAA